The genome window CAGTCGGAGACGCTGCGCAGCCAGCGCTTGAACTGCTCGTAGCTGCGAGACTCGTCTATCCGGCCGCCCGCCGCAGGGCGCGGCACCGGGGCGGGTGAAGGGCTCGCAGGGGCCCGGGGCGGCTCGGCGGACGCCGTCGCCGCGGGGGCGGATGGCCTGGGGACATCCGGCGCAACCGGCTCCGGATGTTCCGCGCTCGACTGGAGTGCCGAAATCTTCCGCCTCAAGTCGTCGTTGTCGGGCTGGCGGCGCAGAACCTCGCGGTAGATGCGCATGGCCTTGTCCCGGTAACCCTGGGTGGCGTAGATGTCCGCCAGCGTGATGGTGGCAATCTCGTCGGTCGTCGAGGCGTCCTCGCTCAGCGTGATCGGGGCGCCCTCGAAGTCGTCCGCTTCTTCGCCAACGTCCGGGGACGGGGTGGACGGTGCAGCAGCCGGCACTTCCCGGAAGGTGGGGGCGACATCCGGCAGCTCGCCGGTGATGGTGACGTCCGTCACGCGGGTGGTCGAGGGACGCACCTCGTCGAGACGGCGCTTGATGTCCCGGTCCTCCGGGTCGAGCACCAGGATGTGCTCGAAGCACGCGCGTGCCGCACCCGTATCGCCGCGCTCGGAGAGGATGATTCCGATGAACTTCAGCGCCACGAGGTTGTTGGCGTCGAGTTCCAGAACACGGCGGAAGGACGCCTCCGCCTGCTCCGGCATTTCGGCGTCGTACTGGCTCTTGCCCTGCACCACGTAGCCGCTCGCGTACTCCGGGTTCGCGACGAGGCCCTTGCGGCAGATGTCGAGCGCCTCATCCAGCATGCCCGCCTTGCGGCAGGCGTCGGCCAGCGGGGCGAAGACGGTGCTGTGGGGCGCGCGCCGGAAGCGATCGAACAGTTCGTCGATCTCGGGGTTCTGCGTCTGAAACGGCTGTGTCATGCGACGGCTCCGGCTCCGGTCCGGATGCTTTTGCGCCCCCGCGGGGTCTGCCGGCGATGGTATTCCGTCCGGTCCGCGTTCGGGGGCAGGGTGCGCGAATTCGCTCAACTAATTTAACTGCAATATCTTACAGCTCTACGCAACCCGTTAGAGGCGTTGGAATCCGCGTCGGCAATGCACCAACCGTGCCAAGGCCGGGGGCCGCTACTGGTAGCGGAACGTCTCCGCCAGCGCGTGCAGTTCGCGCACCAGCGAGGTCTTCTCACGGCCTGGAGCGTAGACCAGGCAGTCCACCGCCCACAACAGTTTTGCGTCCTTGTCCCACACGAAGTAGGTCTCGAAGTACCCACCCGCCATCGAAAACTCGTCGTTGTACCAGTACCCGTTCATGCGCAGGGCGGTGTACTCGCCGAGCCGGGTGTAAGCGTAGCGCACGCGGTTCCGCTCCATCTGGTCGCCATCGTACACGCGCCGCACGTAGTCCGCACGAAAATCGAAGAGCTCGTCGGTGTTGTACAGCGAGGGGGCGTGGTCCCATTCCTTCCAGAACACCCCCAGCACCCGGGGCGGGGATTCGCGGTGCAGCTCCACGCCGGGCGGATTCTCCCCCTCCCGGAAGAGCGTGTACAGTGTCGGTACTTCGATGAAGAAACCCCAGTGCCGGCGGAACTCCTCGCTCTGCGCCGCGCGCCTTCGCTGCAACATGTAGCGGCGCAGGCGTTCGCGGCAACTCGCGTCGATGATCTCGGAGATCTCCTCGCCCCGCGCCTTCAGCACCTCACGCAACGCGTCCTCCGTGGCCGCGGTGATGATGAGGGTGAGTTGTCCGGGCAGCGGAACGTCCTCCTTCTTGAGGATGGCCGCCTGGCCGGCGAGCACACGATCGACACCCGCCTCGCCCAGCAGATCGGTGATTCTCGCGCCCACCGCGCTGGATCCGTCCAGCACCCCGCAAAGAACCACGTTCTTCACCGTCGGGGGATCCACCGAGGGCTCGCCCGCCACCGACACCACGCGGAACGCGGGTTCGGTGGAGACGAAGTAGTCGCGTTCCACCTCGATCAGCGGCACCAGCGTGGTGGCCCATTCCCCACCGCGCCCGCCGTCGGCCACCAGGTCGACCTCCGCGTAGGATCCCGCGGGCGGGAATGCCACCTCGCGGCAGCCGGACAGCGCGGCGAGCAGGAGCAGGCAACCCCATGCCGTTCTGGCGATGAATCGTGTCACAGGGTCAGCATAGCGCCGGCAATGGCGCCGGGCAAAAAGAAATCCGGCCCAACCCCCCGACGGGGCCGGGCCGGACTCCGGGTTTCGCGGCTGTGGGTTGCGGTTCTAGGGTTGCACCGGAGCCGCTTGCTGGCTCTGCAATCGGGACTGCAGCCTGTGAATCTGGCGCTGGATGTAGAGGGCGCGTTCTTCCGGCGCGAGCGGCATCAACTGGCGCTCCACCAGCGAGTCGATCATGGCCTCGGAGCGTGCCGGGTCGTCGATGGCGCCCTGCCGCGCGGCGGGGTCGATGAGGCCGTGCGGGGCTCCCTGCGATACCAGCGTTCCGCTCTCCGTGTTGAACATCGGTCCCGGGCCGGAGAAGGAACGCGTCTGCCCCGGTGTCCGGTTCGCGGTGGCAAGGCTGCGATCCGCCTGCCGGGGCGCGGGACTGGAAATGCTCACCGGCGAACGCGGCACCTGCACGCCGGGCTGTAGCACGGCCCCGGCAACCAGCACCACCGCAAAGGCGACACCGGCACCCACCGCATAACGGACGTTCCACGCGCGCGCCCAGGCGCCGGTGGACGCCGCGGCCGATCGCATGGCGTTGCGCTCCCGGTGGATGGCCAGGCGGACGCGCCAGTTGAAATTCTCGTCGAGCGTCTCGCGGGGCGCGCGGCGCAGCATCGAAAGGCTGCGCGTCATCTCCGCCGCGAACTGTTCGCACGCCGGGCACTCGCCCAGGTGGCGGTCCAGTTCCGCGCGCAGGGATTCATTGCTCATTCCGTCGATGAAATCGAACAGCAGATGTTGTGCTCGGCGACACTTCATGGATTCGATCCCTCCTAGAAATCGATTCCCTTCTCCAGAACCTGCGCAATCAGTTGTCGAAAGTGATTGCGAGCCCGGTTGATTCTTGATCTCACGGTTCCGAGCTTCAGGCCCGTCACCGCAGCGATTTCCTCATATGACAACTCGTTGATCTCGCGCAGCACGAAACTGGTCCGGTACTTCTCGGGGATGCGCTGGATCGCCGCGTTGATGGCATCGCTCAGCTCGTTGTCGTTGATCGCTTCCTCGGGACTGCGCTGTGCGTCCGGGATGTCGATCACCCGCTCTTCTTCCCCGTCTCCAAACACCCGCGACCAGAGCGACACGATCTGCGGGGCCCGGGAGCGCGACCGCACCCGGTTCCTCACCAGATTGGTCGCGATGGTGTACAGCCACGTGGAGAATTTGGCGATGGTCTTGTACTTCTCCGCGTGGATGTACCCCTTGACCAGGGCCTCCTGGGCGAACTCCTCGGCCTCGTCCCGGTTGCCCGTGAGTCGCAGCAGGTAGTTGAACAGACGGTTCTTGTACCGCTCGACCAGGACGTCGTAGCAGTCCGTCTCCCCGCCCTGCACGCGGAGCATCAGCTCCTCGTCGGTGAGGTCCTTCCACCTGGCCCGGTCGCGACTCGTATCCGTCAGCACCCCTGCTCCTTGCGCAAGTACGTCCCTTATACCACCCCCGCCCGCCCCGGGTTCCCGGATTCCAGCACCTGATTCACGGGTCCGGCGGCCCGTCCCCACCCCGTCTGGCCCAGCGGCCTAGTCCACGGTCAGCTTGATGCGCCAGCCCCGCCTGGGGAGCGAGACCGTGATCCCGGCCAGGCGGCCGGCATCCCAGTCGTAGCTGAGCTCGAGGCGGTCGCTGTAGGTGCGGCTGGCGGTCGGGTCGGGCCACGAGGCGCTCTGCAGCCGGAACCCGTCCGTGGTCAGCACGAAGGCCCCTCCGTCGATCAGACCGCTGATGTGCTCGCCGTCGCTTCGCATCTCCAGGCCCTGCGTGCACTCGGGGGTGAAACCCGCCACCGCCCGCACCGCGTCCACCCAGTTCCCGGTGGCACCCGTGCCGCGCTCGATCAACGCGTCCACCTCGTCACCCACGTAATACGCGCCGTGCTCACGGTCCAGCACGCGCAGGGTGTCGTCCTGCAACGACACGGCGACGTCCTCGCGGTGTCCGCCCATCAGCATCGTCCCTTCGAACTCGAACAGGAGCGATTCCCGCCCGCCCACCGTGAGCCGGTAGCGGCCCCGCACCCGGTATTCGTCGACGTCGAAGGTGGCCTTGCCCGAACAGTTCCACGGCCGCACCGGCAGCGTGCGCGCCAGCACCGAGTCGAGCGCCACGCACGCCTCCTGCCCGCGCGCCACCCGGCTGGTCACGACGGTCTTGGGTCCACACGCCGCCACCGCAAGCGCGAGCAACGCCAGCACCGCCAGCCACCCGCTACTGCAGGCGCCGCTCGGTCGATTCGATTTTTTCACGGAGTTTGAGATTGTTGTCCTGCAGGCTGTCGGACTGCCGGTAGGCCGCCAGCGCTTCCTTGTACCGCGACAGCGCCGCATAGGCGTCGCCGAGGTGTTCGAGGATGACCGCGTCGTCACCCAGGATGCGCAGCGCGCGCTCCAGATGGGTCACGGCGTCACGATATTCGCCGCGCTGGTAGTAAACCCAGCCCAGGCTGTCGATGAAGTACCCGTTTTCCGGCTCCGCGGCGAGCGCGGCGCTTATCAATGACTCGGCGAGATCCAGTTCGCGATTCATTTCGGCCAGCACGTAGCCGTAGAAATTGCTCACCGCCGCGTCGTCGGGGACGATGGCGTGCAGCTCGACAAGATGTTGCAGCGCCGACTCCAGGTCGCCGCTCTTCTCTTCGACCGCCGCCAGGTTGAACAGTGTGCCGCGGTCCCCGGACCTGATGGTGTTGGCGCGCGACAGGTGCACCCGCGCCGAACGCAGCGAGTCCACGCTGGAGAACGCCATGCCGAGCGCATAGTTGGCGTCGAAATCGGACGCCGGCACCAGACCCGACGCCGTGGTCAGCAGCGCGCCCGCCTCCGCCGTGGTCATCTCGACCCGGGGCCCGCCCTGGGTGAAGGCCTCCGACTGCGCGAAGAACAGCGCCAGGTAGCCGCGGTAGTCCTTCGGCTGCGCCGCGATTCCGGCCTCGAAGTAGCTGCGCGCACGCGCGGGGTCGTCGGTCTTCAGGTACAGCTCTCCCAGGATTCGCGCCAGTTCGGGATTGTTGCCGGTGTGCTCGTACATCGGTTCGAAGACGCGGATGGCGTCCTCGTTGCGGCCCGCTTCGTAGTAGAGGCGTCCCAGCAGTATCTCACCCTCCGGCGCGAGGTGGCCGTCTCCGCGCCGCGCCTCCAGCAGGTCGATCCCGTCCGTGTAGCGGCCCACCACCAGGTACGCCTCCGCCAGCGCCAGCGCGGCGGACTCCGGCGCGCCGGGAGACGCGGCAAGCCGCTCGAGGTGCGGAATGGCTTCGGCAACGCGATCGTCCTTCTCCAGGAGGTCGGTGAGCGACTCCACCGCGGTCTCGTCGGACGGGTCGAGTTCGAGTGCCGCGATGTAGGCTAGCTCCGCCTCTTCGGTACGCCCGGCCTCTTCCAGCATGCTGCCGAGAAGGACGTGCAGGTACGGGATCGACGGTTCGCTGCGAATGCAGCGCTCCACCGCCTCGATGGCCTTGTCGCGCTCGCCCACCTCGGCGTAGAGGCTCGCGAGGAGCCGGTCGGTCTCGAACGAGGAGGGGCGCACCTCGCGCACCCGCTCCAGGTAGGCGATGGAAGCCCGCACGTCGCGCCGCGCGTAGCACAGCCGCGCCTTGAGCTGGAGGACGTCTTCCCGCATCGGGTCCGACTCCAGGACGTCGTCCGCGATGAGCTCGGCACGCGACATGTCGCGGATGGCGTAGTAGGCCTCCGCCAGGCGCGCACCCACCGCCGGTGCGTGATCGCTGGCCCGCCATGCCTCCTCGAGTGCTTCGATGGCCTGGTCGGCATGTCCGTTCTCGAGCAGGAATACCCCGCGCGCGAAGCTCGACATCGCCCCCGACTCGTCACCCGGCTGCGCGAGCGCCGGGGCCGCGCCCGCGAGAAAACAGACGAATGCAAGCAACTGCCACAAATGCACGTTTGCCTTTCGGCCCATCATCCTAGTACCTTTCCTGCACTGAGTTTAGCAGGGCGCCTCCCGTATGACAACGATACGACAATTATCCGCCGCGCGCGTGGTCATTCTGCTGCTCCTGGCACTCGCAGCAGTCGGCCACCTCGCCGCCTGTTATACGCTCGTGCAGCACCCGCGTGTCGCTTCCCTCAACTTCCGCCGTCCCCAGGGCAAGTCCTGTACCGGCTGCCACCGGGCGGAGGAGATCAGCGGCTTCCTCAGGCCGGAACATCTCGCCGCCCCACCCCCACCCTGGGATTCCCTCACCCGCCCATGGTGGATCGCGCCCGACAGCACCGGTGGTGGCGGGTGAGACGCCGCCTGGCCGCCGCGCTGGTTCTCGCCTGCTGCATCGGACCCATCGGCCCGAAGGGCGCCGTCACGGCGGGTGCCCAGGCACAGGACCGCGCGGTGGAGTTCGAGGACCTCGGGCTCACCGGAACGGCGGAGATCGGGGCGCGCGCCACGGCCCTGCGCGCCTTCGCCGCCAGCAGCGACGACGTGACCGCGCTCGTCCTCAACAGTGCGGGCCTTGCGCGCGTGAAGCGCATCCACGGCGCTGCGGTCATGGCCCGTTCGGAATCCCGCGTGACACTCGACTACGGCAACGGCCCGACGGGAGAGGACGTGAGCGATTCCTACCTCGCCTTCGCCGGCGTCGCGTATCCGCTGCGCGTCCTGCGCGGCAGCCTGGTCCCCGCCATCTCCGTGCATCGTGCATTCGACAGCGCACTGGACCTCGCCTACGCGCGTGACAACGTCACCGACTCGCGCGCGGAGAGATTCCAGATGCAACAGAGTGGCGCCACCTACGCCTACACGCTCGGCCTCGGAATCGACCTCTCGTCCACCCTCTCGGCCGGTGTATCCGCGTTCCTGCTCAATGGCAGCATTGACACCCACCGCCGCTACCAGTGGCAGCCGCTGGTCACCCCGCCGGGCGAACGGACGTTCGTGCTGGAGGACGTTTCCTCGGACGTTGGTGGTTACGGGGCCCAAGTCGGGATGCAACTCTACTTTCACCCGCGCGTGCAGATTGGTCTTTGCTTCAACGCACCCACGGTGGTGAAGCTTCACTCCACCGGCGTACGCGAGGAGACGACGCAGATCGAGAACGACGTGGGATCCTTCCTGCGCCAGACCAGCGAGGGCGACACCGAGTACATACTGCCCTACCGCTTCAACGGCGCCATCGCGCTTCCGCTGGGCGCATGGCTGCTCGCCGCACAGGTCAACTACGCGGACTGGGGCGAAGCGGCCGTGGACGGAAGGCGTATCTACACGCGCTCCACGGAAACCGTGCTGGAGACCGTGCTGGGCTTCTCGGCGGGGGTGGAGTGGAGCCCCGCGCGCCTGCCCGTGCGTCTGCGCGCCGGCTACGAGTACGCGCCCTCGCCGCTCAAGTTCCTGCAGACCGATCGGATCGACAACGACACGCTCGCCCGCATCGGCTCGCAGTCGGGGCGTTCGAGCATAGCGCTGGGTGCGGGGGCGCTGCTGTTCACGCGCATCGTGGTGGACGCCGCCTGGGTGCAGACCGAAGGCACTCGCGAGACGACCGTGTTGACCGACGACTACAGCGCAACGCTGGTCTCGCTGCAGGCCGCATACTGGTTCTGAGGTTCAGCGCTTGCGGGATGTGCCGGAGAGAAGCGAGAGATAGGCCTCGTCGAAGCGGGCCATGACGTCCTCGCTGAGCCCGCCCCCGTCCTCGAGCAGGCGATTGTAGAACTCCTCGAAGTAGCGGCACAACGACACCTGACGGCCCGCGATATGCTCCTCCACGAGCCGGCTCACCTCGTCGCGATGCCGCGCAAACTCCGGATCGCTCTCCTCGCGCTGCATCACGTTGTGGAAGTACTCGTTGAGCAGGCCCAGCCAGTACTTGTCGTGGTCGGCGCCGTTGTCGAACACACAACCTGGCCGATCGAGGAAACAGTAGCCGTATACCAGGTAGGTGCAATGCATCATCCCCTGCAGGAAGAAACGACGGAAGCAATCGGGGCTGGTCTCGTCGAAACGGCACGGCAACTGGCAGTCGCGGCACAGCCGTTCGCGGTCGCCACCGTACACGTACGGCGCCTCGGGGATCTTGATTTCGGGACGGCCCATTGGGGTTGCTCCACGGCCGGACGCGTGCCCGCGCACCCGCCCGCTAGTTCCCGGTCATCGCGTTGGTGAGCCTCCGGTAGGCCTCGCGGGCGGCCTCCTGCTCGGCGATCTTCTTGGTCTTCCCGGCTCCCTGGCCGAGGGTGTTCCCCTTCACCACGACCTCCACCACGAACTCCTTGTCGTGATCGGGTCCGGTGGTCGATTGCACCCGGTATCGCGGCGGCACCTTGTGCAGCGCCTGGATATACTCCTGCAGCAGGCTCTTGTAGTTGATCGACTCTTCCTTGTATACCACATCGTTGAGGTTGTCGGGGAGGACCTTCATCACGCAACGCCGCGCCGCCTCGAAGCCGCCGTCGATGAAGACCGCGCCGAACACAGCCTCCAGCGTGTCCGAGAGCACGCTGTCCATGGTGCTGACCCCCGCGCGCTGGGCGTTGTCGCTCACCAGCACGAACGAACCCAGGTTGATCTTCTTGGCCAGATGGGCGAGCACCTGCTTGCTGACCACCACCGACTTCATCTTGGTCAG of Candidatus Krumholzibacteriia bacterium contains these proteins:
- a CDS encoding sigma-70 family RNA polymerase sigma factor gives rise to the protein MLTDTSRDRARWKDLTDEELMLRVQGGETDCYDVLVERYKNRLFNYLLRLTGNRDEAEEFAQEALVKGYIHAEKYKTIAKFSTWLYTIATNLVRNRVRSRSRAPQIVSLWSRVFGDGEEERVIDIPDAQRSPEEAINDNELSDAINAAIQRIPEKYRTSFVLREINELSYEEIAAVTGLKLGTVRSRINRARNHFRQLIAQVLEKGIDF
- a CDS encoding DUF4837 family protein; this encodes MTRFIARTAWGCLLLLAALSGCREVAFPPAGSYAEVDLVADGGRGGEWATTLVPLIEVERDYFVSTEPAFRVVSVAGEPSVDPPTVKNVVLCGVLDGSSAVGARITDLLGEAGVDRVLAGQAAILKKEDVPLPGQLTLIITAATEDALREVLKARGEEISEIIDASCRERLRRYMLQRRRAAQSEEFRRHWGFFIEVPTLYTLFREGENPPGVELHRESPPRVLGVFWKEWDHAPSLYNTDELFDFRADYVRRVYDGDQMERNRVRYAYTRLGEYTALRMNGYWYNDEFSMAGGYFETYFVWDKDAKLLWAVDCLVYAPGREKTSLVRELHALAETFRYQ
- a CDS encoding anti-sigma factor, producing MKCRRAQHLLFDFIDGMSNESLRAELDRHLGECPACEQFAAEMTRSLSMLRRAPRETLDENFNWRVRLAIHRERNAMRSAAASTGAWARAWNVRYAVGAGVAFAVVLVAGAVLQPGVQVPRSPVSISSPAPRQADRSLATANRTPGQTRSFSGPGPMFNTESGTLVSQGAPHGLIDPAARQGAIDDPARSEAMIDSLVERQLMPLAPEERALYIQRQIHRLQSRLQSQQAAPVQP
- a CDS encoding tetratricopeptide repeat protein — translated: MMGRKANVHLWQLLAFVCFLAGAAPALAQPGDESGAMSSFARGVFLLENGHADQAIEALEEAWRASDHAPAVGARLAEAYYAIRDMSRAELIADDVLESDPMREDVLQLKARLCYARRDVRASIAYLERVREVRPSSFETDRLLASLYAEVGERDKAIEAVERCIRSEPSIPYLHVLLGSMLEEAGRTEEAELAYIAALELDPSDETAVESLTDLLEKDDRVAEAIPHLERLAASPGAPESAALALAEAYLVVGRYTDGIDLLEARRGDGHLAPEGEILLGRLYYEAGRNEDAIRVFEPMYEHTGNNPELARILGELYLKTDDPARARSYFEAGIAAQPKDYRGYLALFFAQSEAFTQGGPRVEMTTAEAGALLTTASGLVPASDFDANYALGMAFSSVDSLRSARVHLSRANTIRSGDRGTLFNLAAVEEKSGDLESALQHLVELHAIVPDDAAVSNFYGYVLAEMNRELDLAESLISAALAAEPENGYFIDSLGWVYYQRGEYRDAVTHLERALRILGDDAVILEHLGDAYAALSRYKEALAAYRQSDSLQDNNLKLREKIESTERRLQ
- the rnc gene encoding ribonuclease III — its product is MFRRLISLFAASRRPELPVEHAQLALLESTLDYRFRDRALLTASLMHRSYYSGTESNGAGRSNERMEFLGDSVLSLVVNDYLYHRYPEKSEGELTKMKSVVVSKQVLAHLAKKINLGSFVLVSDNAQRAGVSTMDSVLSDTLEAVFGAVFIDGGFEAARRCVMKVLPDNLNDVVYKEESINYKSLLQEYIQALHKVPPRYRVQSTTGPDHDKEFVVEVVVKGNTLGQGAGKTKKIAEQEAAREAYRRLTNAMTGN